One Streptomyces sp. NBC_00554 DNA segment encodes these proteins:
- a CDS encoding FadR/GntR family transcriptional regulator, with translation MSTLAQTMMTAARSADSGLAGPGELDRYPYAEAPGAGRVGPPAWESAEPELGRVGRRAAGSRGRGLHGQLVQQLGQMIVSGDLGADRPLVPEEIGQRFEVSRTVVRESLRVLEAKGLVSARPNVGTRVRPVSDWNLLDPDIIEWRAFGPQRDDQRRELSELRWTIEPLAARLAAGHGREDVQQRLGDMVEIMGHSMAQGDSLTFSRADAEFHALLIQLAGNRMLEHLSGIVSAALQVSGNPVTGCDRPNEASLGHHARIVDALAAADGAAAEAAMRQLLTVHPEVERVVPAPREH, from the coding sequence GTGAGTACCCTTGCGCAGACCATGATGACCGCCGCCCGCTCCGCAGACTCCGGCCTGGCCGGCCCGGGCGAACTCGACCGCTATCCCTATGCCGAGGCCCCTGGTGCCGGCCGCGTGGGTCCCCCCGCCTGGGAGAGTGCGGAACCTGAGCTGGGCCGTGTGGGCCGGCGTGCCGCGGGCAGCCGCGGACGCGGGCTGCACGGTCAACTCGTCCAGCAGCTCGGCCAGATGATCGTCTCCGGCGACCTGGGCGCGGACCGCCCGCTCGTTCCCGAGGAGATCGGTCAGCGGTTCGAGGTCTCCCGCACCGTCGTTCGTGAATCGCTCCGCGTCCTGGAGGCGAAGGGACTGGTCAGCGCCCGCCCCAACGTCGGTACGCGGGTACGCCCGGTCAGTGACTGGAATCTCCTCGACCCGGACATCATCGAATGGCGGGCCTTCGGACCGCAGCGCGACGATCAGCGGCGTGAGCTGAGCGAGCTGCGCTGGACGATCGAGCCGCTCGCCGCGCGTCTTGCCGCGGGTCACGGGCGCGAGGATGTCCAGCAGCGGCTCGGCGACATGGTCGAGATCATGGGCCATTCCATGGCGCAGGGTGACTCCCTCACCTTCTCGCGGGCCGACGCGGAGTTCCACGCGCTGCTCATCCAGCTCGCGGGCAACCGGATGCTGGAGCACCTCTCCGGGATCGTGTCGGCCGCGCTGCAGGTCTCCGGCAACCCCGTCACCGGCTGCGACCGGCCGAACGAAGCCTCCCTGGGGCACCACGCCCGGATCGTCGACGCCCTCGCCGCGGCGGACGGCGCAGCGGCCGAAGCGGCCATGCGCCAACTGCTCACCGTCCATCCCGAGGTGGAGCGCGTGGTGCCCGCGCCGCGCGAGCACTGA
- a CDS encoding RNA polymerase sigma factor: MSASTSRTLPPEIAESVSVMALIERGKAEGQIAGDDVRRAFEADQIPATQWKNVLRSLNQILEEEGVTLMVSAAEPKRPRKSVAAKSPAKRTATKTVAAKTVTTKKATATAAPAVPAADDPAEDATAQKAAAKKATAKKTVAKKTVAKKAVAKKTTAKKDDAELVDDEAAEETPGGKPGEEEEEGAENKGFVLSDDDEDDAPAQQVAVAGATADPVKDYLKQIGKVPLLNAEQEVELAKRIEAGLFAEDKLANADKLAPKLKRELEIIAEDGRRAKNHLLEANLRLVVSLAKRYTGRGMLFLDLIQEGNLGLIRAVEKFDYTKGYKFSTYATWWIRQAITRAMADQARTIRIPVHMVEVINKLARVQRQMLQDLGREPTPEELAKELDMTPEKVIEVQKYGREPISLHTPLGEDGDSEFGDLIEDSEAVVPADAVSFTLLQEQLHSVLDTLSEREAGVVSMRFGLTDGQPKTLDEIGKVYGVTRERIRQIESKTMSKLRHPSRSQVLRDYLD; the protein is encoded by the coding sequence GTGTCGGCCAGCACATCCCGTACGCTCCCGCCGGAGATCGCCGAGTCCGTCTCTGTCATGGCGCTCATCGAGCGGGGAAAGGCTGAGGGGCAGATCGCCGGCGATGACGTGCGTCGGGCCTTCGAAGCTGACCAGATTCCGGCCACTCAGTGGAAGAACGTACTGCGCAGCCTCAACCAGATCCTCGAGGAAGAGGGTGTGACGCTGATGGTCAGTGCCGCGGAGCCAAAGCGCCCCCGAAAGAGCGTCGCAGCGAAGAGTCCGGCCAAGCGCACCGCCACCAAGACGGTCGCGGCGAAGACGGTGACCACCAAGAAGGCCACCGCCACCGCCGCCCCGGCCGTGCCCGCCGCCGACGACCCGGCTGAGGACGCGACCGCCCAGAAGGCCGCTGCCAAGAAGGCGACCGCCAAGAAGACCGTCGCCAAGAAGACGGTCGCCAAGAAGGCTGTAGCGAAGAAGACCACCGCCAAGAAGGACGACGCGGAGCTGGTCGACGACGAGGCGGCCGAGGAGACCCCCGGCGGCAAGCCCGGCGAAGAGGAAGAGGAGGGGGCCGAGAACAAGGGCTTCGTCCTCTCCGACGACGACGAGGACGACGCGCCGGCCCAGCAGGTCGCCGTGGCCGGTGCCACCGCCGACCCGGTCAAGGACTACCTCAAGCAGATCGGCAAGGTCCCCCTCCTCAACGCCGAGCAGGAGGTCGAGCTCGCCAAGCGCATCGAGGCCGGTCTGTTCGCCGAGGACAAGCTGGCCAACGCCGACAAGCTCGCGCCGAAGCTCAAGCGCGAGCTGGAGATCATCGCCGAGGACGGGCGCCGCGCCAAGAACCACCTCCTGGAGGCCAACCTCCGCCTGGTGGTCTCCCTGGCCAAGCGCTACACCGGCCGCGGCATGCTCTTCCTGGACCTCATCCAGGAGGGCAACCTCGGTCTGATCCGCGCGGTCGAGAAGTTCGACTACACCAAGGGCTACAAGTTCTCCACGTACGCCACCTGGTGGATCCGTCAGGCGATCACCCGCGCCATGGCCGACCAGGCCCGCACCATCCGTATCCCGGTGCACATGGTCGAGGTCATCAACAAGCTCGCGCGCGTGCAGCGCCAGATGCTCCAGGACCTGGGCCGCGAGCCCACCCCGGAGGAGCTGGCCAAGGAGCTCGACATGACCCCTGAAAAGGTCATCGAGGTCCAGAAGTACGGCCGTGAGCCGATCTCCCTCCACACCCCCCTGGGTGAGGACGGCGACAGCGAGTTCGGTGACCTCATCGAGGACTCCGAAGCCGTCGTCCCGGCCGACGCGGTCAGCTTCACGCTCCTCCAGGAGCAGTTGCACTCCGTTCTCGACACCCTGTCCGAGCGCGAGGCGGGCGTCGTCTCGATGCGCTTCGGTCTCACCGACGGTCAGCCGAAGACCCTCGACGAGATCGGCAAGGTGTACGGCGTGACGCGCGAGCGGATCCGCCAGATCGAGTCCAAGACGATGTCGAAGCTGCGTCACCCGTCGCGCTCGCAGGTGCTGCGCGACTACCTCGACTAG
- a CDS encoding glycogen debranching N-terminal domain-containing protein: MNPRAARDSARPSSAAAGGSGDPQASLPTPPRAVDLPPAHTALICVALPGLVISTDQGQLTGRGLEGFYRAGRRMLSRCQVRVAGREPLAVQARMLAADRARFVGTLRASADGGPDPDVVVERTRHADGTERITLRSAATRTLRLPVEVALGTDFAELSSVAAGRAGPELPASVHDSGLRWSCAAGHSAVTADPPPTDALASAGLLRWEFELPPGGTRSVELRVRPDGAGAGRAVGRGATSPFAEARAAGDDSRVQALLHSCVEDLRALLVRDPGHPSDTHLAAGAPWRCGLAPAEALAAARMTLPLGTRLAAGTLRTLARTQLAGPRSGLIPGPRRDAGPHLPPGCTATEATLLFPALLAEARRWGLAAQEVEELLPTAERCLEWLRTAVGDSTYLPDSYPGGPLRCETQAHAHRAALLGADLLDAHGRPGGAGLRQWAQALRTAFREDFWFEDRGGGRPAAARAPDGRLVPHLGASTAHLLDTGLLGAGATAPGLLDKVQTEQLARLLGGPAMDSGWGLRSLGVKEAAYNPFGHRAGAVRVQESAVAVAGLAVAGYEKEASSLLHGVLAAAETFGHRLPEMYAGEQRAQGSAPLPHPAACRPAATAAAAGVLLLTSLAGIRPDAPAGTVTLRPVRSAPLGEIGLTGLRIAGAPFSVRVSRLGLAMVEEAAEGLQLGV, encoded by the coding sequence ATGAACCCGCGCGCGGCAAGGGACAGCGCCCGGCCCTCCTCCGCGGCGGCAGGCGGCTCCGGGGATCCCCAGGCGTCGCTGCCCACACCGCCCCGGGCCGTGGACCTGCCACCCGCCCACACTGCCCTGATCTGTGTTGCCCTGCCGGGACTGGTGATCTCCACGGATCAGGGGCAACTGACCGGCCGGGGGCTGGAGGGCTTCTACCGCGCGGGACGGCGGATGCTCTCCCGGTGCCAGGTCCGGGTCGCCGGACGCGAACCGCTCGCGGTTCAGGCCCGGATGCTCGCGGCCGACCGCGCTCGCTTCGTGGGGACGCTGCGCGCGTCCGCCGACGGAGGCCCGGATCCGGACGTCGTCGTGGAACGGACACGGCATGCGGACGGAACGGAGCGGATCACCTTGCGGAGCGCGGCCACCCGCACGCTGCGACTGCCCGTCGAAGTCGCTCTGGGTACGGATTTCGCGGAACTGAGCTCGGTGGCCGCGGGCAGAGCTGGGCCCGAACTGCCCGCCAGCGTTCACGACTCCGGCCTGCGCTGGTCCTGTGCCGCAGGACACTCGGCCGTCACCGCCGATCCGCCGCCCACCGACGCGCTGGCCTCCGCGGGACTGCTGCGCTGGGAGTTCGAACTGCCGCCCGGCGGCACCCGGAGCGTGGAGCTGCGCGTCCGGCCGGACGGTGCGGGGGCCGGCAGAGCGGTGGGACGCGGTGCGACAAGCCCGTTCGCCGAGGCCCGGGCAGCGGGCGACGACTCAAGGGTCCAGGCACTCCTGCACTCCTGCGTCGAGGATCTCCGGGCTCTGTTGGTGCGTGACCCCGGGCACCCGTCCGACACACACCTCGCGGCCGGGGCGCCCTGGCGGTGCGGCCTGGCCCCGGCCGAAGCGCTGGCCGCGGCGCGTATGACCCTGCCGCTCGGCACCCGGCTCGCAGCGGGCACCCTGCGGACTCTCGCGCGTACCCAACTTGCGGGCCCGAGGTCCGGGCTGATTCCCGGGCCGCGCCGGGACGCGGGCCCACACCTGCCGCCGGGGTGCACGGCCACCGAGGCGACCCTGTTGTTCCCCGCACTCCTTGCGGAAGCTCGGCGCTGGGGGCTCGCGGCGCAAGAGGTCGAGGAGCTGCTGCCCACGGCCGAGCGGTGCCTGGAGTGGCTCCGGACGGCTGTCGGCGACAGCACCTACCTCCCCGACTCCTACCCCGGCGGGCCGCTCCGCTGCGAGACACAGGCTCACGCCCACCGGGCGGCGCTGCTGGGCGCCGACCTGCTCGACGCTCACGGGCGGCCGGGTGGCGCGGGGCTGCGGCAGTGGGCCCAGGCGCTGCGAACCGCGTTCCGCGAGGACTTCTGGTTCGAAGACCGGGGAGGAGGCAGACCCGCGGCCGCCCGCGCCCCGGACGGACGCCTCGTGCCGCACCTCGGCGCGTCCACCGCCCACCTCCTCGACACCGGGCTGCTCGGCGCCGGCGCGACAGCCCCCGGCCTGCTCGACAAGGTGCAGACCGAGCAGCTCGCGCGGCTGCTCGGCGGCCCCGCCATGGACTCGGGGTGGGGGCTGCGCAGCCTCGGAGTGAAGGAAGCGGCGTACAACCCGTTCGGTCATCGCGCCGGCGCCGTACGCGTTCAGGAGAGCGCGGTCGCCGTCGCGGGGCTGGCCGTCGCGGGCTATGAGAAGGAGGCCAGCTCGCTGTTGCACGGAGTGCTGGCGGCGGCCGAGACCTTCGGCCACCGGCTGCCCGAGATGTACGCGGGGGAGCAGCGCGCGCAGGGCAGCGCACCACTGCCCCATCCCGCAGCTTGCAGACCCGCGGCCACGGCCGCCGCTGCGGGAGTGCTGCTCCTGACCTCCCTCGCGGGGATCCGCCCCGACGCCCCGGCCGGGACGGTCACCCTGCGCCCGGTCCGCAGCGCTCCGCTGGGCGAGATCGGGCTGACGGGACTGCGGATCGCGGGCGCCCCCTTCTCCGTACGCGTCAGCAGGCTCGGCCTGGCCATGGTCGAGGAAGCGGCCGAAGGGCTGCAGTTGGGAGTGTGA
- a CDS encoding type IIA DNA topoisomerase subunit B: MTAETSVPSTALLTGADRDGSNYTARHLLVLEGLEAVRKRPGMYIGSTDSRGLMHCLWEIIDNSVDEALGGYCDHIEVILHDDASVEVRDNGRGIPVDVEPKTGLSGVEVVMTKLHAGGKFGGGSYAASGGLHGVGASVVNALSARLDIEVDRSGHTHAVSFRRGTPGEFKTDGPDGAFDAAGGLRKLKRIPKTRTGTRVRYWADRQIFLKDAKLSLEGLHQRARQTAFLVPGLTIVVRDEYGLGEGGSKGEESFRFDGGISEFCEYLATDKPVCDVLRFSGQGSFKETVPVLDDHGQMTPTEVTRELGVDVAMRWGTGYDTTLRSFVNIIATPKGGTHVAGFEQAVAKTMNEVLRAKKLLRVAEDDIVKDDALEGLTVVVTVRLAEPQFEGQTKEILGTSAARRIVTNVVSKELKDFLTTTKRDAAAQARVVMEKAVAAARTRIAARQHKDAQRRKTALESSSLPAKLADCRSDDVGRSELFIVEGDSALGTAKLARNSEFQALLPIRGKILNVQKASVTDMLKNAECGAIIQVIGAGSGRTFDIDAARYGKIIMMTDADVDGSHIRTLLLTLFQRYMRPMVEAGRVFAAVPPLHRVELSQPKKGQDKYIYTYSDRELRETVLELQRKNVRYKDSIQRYKGLGEMDADQLAETTMDPRHRTLRRINISDLEASEQVFDLLMGNDVAPRKEFISSSAATLDRSRIDA; this comes from the coding sequence GTGACCGCCGAGACGTCCGTGCCGTCCACTGCGTTGCTGACCGGAGCAGACCGGGACGGTTCCAACTACACCGCGCGGCACCTGCTCGTCCTCGAGGGGCTCGAGGCCGTGCGCAAGCGCCCGGGCATGTACATCGGGTCGACCGACAGCCGCGGCCTGATGCACTGCCTCTGGGAGATCATCGACAACTCTGTGGACGAGGCCCTTGGGGGGTACTGCGACCACATCGAGGTGATCCTGCACGACGACGCCTCGGTGGAGGTGCGGGACAACGGCCGTGGCATCCCGGTCGACGTGGAACCCAAGACCGGCCTCTCCGGCGTCGAGGTCGTGATGACCAAGCTGCACGCCGGCGGAAAGTTCGGCGGCGGCTCGTACGCGGCCTCCGGCGGTCTGCACGGCGTCGGCGCCTCCGTGGTGAACGCGCTCTCCGCCCGCCTGGACATCGAGGTGGACCGCAGCGGTCACACCCACGCGGTGAGCTTCCGGCGCGGCACCCCCGGAGAGTTCAAGACGGACGGCCCCGACGGGGCGTTCGACGCGGCGGGTGGGCTGCGCAAGCTCAAGCGGATCCCCAAGACCCGCACCGGCACGCGCGTGCGCTACTGGGCCGACCGTCAGATCTTCCTCAAGGACGCCAAGCTCTCCCTGGAGGGCCTGCACCAGCGGGCCCGTCAGACCGCCTTCCTGGTGCCGGGCCTGACCATCGTCGTGCGCGACGAGTACGGGCTCGGTGAGGGCGGCAGCAAGGGCGAGGAGTCCTTCCGCTTCGACGGCGGCATCAGCGAGTTCTGCGAGTATCTGGCCACCGACAAGCCCGTCTGCGACGTCCTCCGTTTCTCCGGACAGGGCAGCTTCAAGGAGACCGTCCCGGTCCTCGACGACCACGGACAGATGACGCCGACCGAGGTCACCCGCGAGCTGGGTGTCGATGTCGCGATGCGCTGGGGCACCGGGTACGACACGACCCTGCGGTCCTTCGTGAACATCATCGCCACGCCCAAGGGCGGCACCCACGTCGCAGGCTTCGAGCAGGCGGTCGCCAAGACGATGAACGAGGTGCTGCGGGCCAAGAAGCTGCTGCGCGTCGCCGAGGACGACATCGTCAAGGACGACGCGCTGGAAGGCCTGACCGTAGTCGTCACCGTCCGCCTCGCCGAGCCGCAGTTCGAGGGACAGACCAAGGAGATTCTCGGCACCTCGGCGGCCCGCCGCATCGTGACGAACGTGGTGTCCAAGGAGCTCAAGGACTTCCTCACCACCACGAAGCGGGACGCCGCCGCACAGGCCCGGGTCGTGATGGAGAAGGCCGTCGCCGCCGCCCGTACGCGGATCGCGGCCCGTCAGCACAAGGACGCGCAGCGTCGGAAGACGGCCCTGGAGTCCTCCTCGCTGCCCGCCAAGCTGGCCGACTGCCGCAGTGACGATGTCGGACGCAGCGAGCTGTTCATCGTCGAGGGTGACTCCGCGCTCGGTACGGCCAAGCTCGCCCGGAACTCCGAGTTCCAGGCGTTGCTGCCGATCCGGGGCAAGATCCTGAACGTCCAGAAGGCGTCCGTCACGGACATGCTCAAGAACGCCGAGTGCGGGGCGATCATCCAGGTCATAGGGGCCGGGTCCGGTCGGACGTTCGACATCGACGCGGCTCGCTACGGCAAGATCATCATGATGACCGACGCCGATGTGGACGGGTCCCACATCCGCACGCTGCTGCTGACGCTGTTCCAGCGCTACATGCGGCCGATGGTCGAGGCCGGGCGGGTGTTCGCGGCGGTTCCGCCGCTGCACCGGGTCGAGCTCAGCCAGCCCAAGAAGGGGCAGGACAAGTACATCTACACGTACTCGGACCGTGAGCTGCGGGAGACGGTGCTCGAGCTGCAGCGCAAGAACGTGCGGTACAAGGACTCGATCCAGCGGTACAAGGGTCTCGGTGAGATGGATGCCGACCAGCTGGCCGAGACCACGATGGATCCGCGCCATCGGACTCTGCGGCGGATCAACATTTCTGACCTGGAGGCGTCGGAGCAGGTGTTTGACCTGCTGATGGGGAATGACGTGGCTCCGCGTAAGGAGTTCATTTCCAGCTCTGCGGCTACGTTGGATCGGTCTCGGATCGATGCGTAG
- a CDS encoding NUDIX hydrolase: MPYDPSAFPPFAVTVDLVVLTVRRHALCALAVRRGEQPFQGRWALPGGFVRTDEDLSQAAARELVEETGLCAHDPSAPAQDNGAHLEQLATYGDPKRDPRMRVVSVAHLALAPDLPAPRAGGDANSARWAPVEELLQQGGYGRDGEQAAPLAFDHAQILSDGVERARSKIEYSSLATAFCPTEFTVGELRRVYEAVWGVVLDPRNFHRKVTGTPGFLVPTGGTTTRQGGRPAQLFRAGGATLLNPPMLRPEV, encoded by the coding sequence ATGCCCTACGACCCGTCAGCGTTTCCGCCCTTCGCCGTGACCGTGGACCTGGTTGTGCTGACAGTGCGCCGCCACGCCCTGTGTGCGCTGGCGGTACGCAGGGGTGAGCAGCCGTTCCAGGGTCGGTGGGCGCTCCCGGGTGGCTTCGTACGGACCGACGAGGATCTGTCGCAGGCGGCGGCGCGCGAGCTGGTCGAGGAGACCGGGCTGTGCGCCCACGACCCGTCCGCTCCAGCCCAGGACAACGGTGCACACCTGGAGCAGCTCGCGACGTACGGCGACCCCAAGCGCGACCCGCGGATGCGGGTGGTCAGCGTCGCCCATCTCGCCCTTGCCCCCGATCTGCCCGCGCCCAGGGCCGGTGGCGACGCCAACAGCGCGCGCTGGGCGCCCGTCGAGGAGTTGCTGCAACAGGGTGGCTACGGCCGTGACGGCGAGCAGGCGGCGCCCCTCGCCTTCGACCACGCGCAGATCCTCTCGGACGGGGTGGAGCGCGCCCGGTCCAAGATCGAGTACTCGTCGCTGGCCACCGCCTTCTGTCCCACGGAGTTCACCGTCGGCGAGCTGCGTCGGGTGTACGAGGCCGTCTGGGGTGTGGTGCTCGACCCGCGCAACTTCCATCGCAAGGTGACGGGCACACCGGGCTTCCTGGTGCCCACAGGCGGTACGACCACCCGCCAGGGCGGCCGGCCGGCCCAGCTTTTCCGCGCGGGCGGCGCCACGCTGCTCAATCCACCGATGCTGCGCCCCGAGGTCTGA
- a CDS encoding ATP-binding cassette domain-containing protein, with protein MIQAIGLTSNPRKELPPAVDDVSFEARGGRVTAIVGAPGAGKTTVLKLLLELQQGRGITYFRGRPLHRIAHPSREVGVLLGEVPGHPARTVRGQLRMLCAAAGVPVRRADEVLEVVGLVSLRDERLGTLSRGMDRRLGLACALLSDPHTLVLDDPADGLSAREGRWLHGILRAHAAQGGTVLFTTDDPKEAAHTADRVVTLEAGRLVADQEVADFARTRLRPRVAVRSPHAARLGALLTKEARTARRSVEIVREDGNRLSVYGSTCADVGETAFRHGVLVHQLADEIGDMGPVAAPPAEGDAHPGDEPRPAGTPTVDGLSPLPPPIAVRQAPSPLRPLRYELRRAAGVGTGYLTTVAVLAVSALLSVLLARIGHTPQPRLLAAWPQELPLPPAALGAGLLGAIAFGDEFRHPALAADRGTVPRRLGLLAAKLLVASVTALMLALLTIGCDLEALYLVYGRELTGVPADWLSLSASWTGLVVGCAWAGVLASGIFRSTTAGLAAVLAVPILVVPLVQKALEGPSVRTAAGFSGRLRELVLMQWPFGGERYLAAGVRMVAQPVGGALMLSLTALLCAYLLTTLRSRVR; from the coding sequence GTGATCCAGGCCATCGGACTGACCAGCAACCCCCGCAAGGAGCTTCCGCCCGCCGTCGACGACGTGTCCTTCGAGGCGCGCGGGGGCCGGGTCACAGCGATCGTCGGAGCCCCGGGCGCGGGCAAGACGACGGTGCTGAAGCTCCTGCTCGAACTCCAACAGGGCCGCGGAATCACCTACTTCAGAGGCCGGCCGCTGCACCGGATCGCTCACCCGTCGCGCGAAGTCGGCGTACTCCTGGGCGAGGTGCCGGGCCATCCGGCGCGGACCGTCCGTGGTCAGCTCCGCATGCTGTGCGCCGCCGCCGGTGTGCCCGTACGGCGCGCCGACGAAGTCCTTGAAGTGGTCGGCCTCGTCAGCCTGCGCGACGAGCGCCTGGGCACGCTGTCGCGTGGCATGGACCGGCGCCTCGGTCTGGCGTGCGCACTGTTGTCCGACCCGCACACCCTCGTCCTCGACGACCCGGCCGATGGGCTCTCCGCCCGCGAAGGCCGTTGGCTGCACGGGATTCTGCGCGCGCATGCGGCTCAGGGCGGCACGGTGCTGTTCACCACGGACGACCCGAAGGAGGCCGCGCACACCGCCGACCGTGTCGTCACGCTGGAAGCGGGCCGACTCGTCGCCGACCAGGAGGTCGCGGACTTCGCTCGTACCCGGCTGCGGCCCCGAGTCGCCGTCCGCAGCCCGCACGCCGCCCGGCTCGGTGCCCTGCTGACAAAGGAGGCCCGCACCGCGCGGCGTTCCGTCGAGATCGTGCGCGAGGACGGAAACCGGCTCTCGGTGTACGGCAGCACGTGTGCCGACGTCGGCGAGACCGCCTTCCGGCACGGCGTCCTCGTACACCAACTCGCCGACGAGATCGGCGACATGGGGCCTGTCGCCGCGCCGCCGGCCGAGGGCGACGCGCACCCTGGCGACGAGCCGCGCCCGGCCGGGACGCCGACCGTGGACGGCCTGTCGCCCCTCCCACCGCCCATCGCCGTGCGCCAGGCGCCCAGCCCCCTGCGCCCCCTGCGCTACGAACTGCGCCGCGCAGCCGGAGTCGGCACCGGATACCTCACCACGGTCGCCGTCCTCGCCGTCTCGGCCCTCCTGTCCGTGCTGCTGGCCAGAATCGGTCACACGCCCCAGCCGCGCCTGCTGGCCGCCTGGCCGCAGGAGCTCCCGCTGCCGCCCGCCGCGCTCGGCGCGGGACTGCTCGGCGCGATCGCCTTCGGCGACGAGTTCCGCCACCCCGCCCTGGCCGCGGACCGCGGCACCGTCCCCCGCCGCCTGGGACTGCTCGCCGCCAAACTCCTCGTCGCCTCGGTCACCGCGCTGATGCTGGCTCTTCTCACCATCGGATGCGACCTCGAAGCGCTCTATCTCGTCTACGGACGGGAGCTCACCGGAGTTCCCGCCGACTGGCTGTCCCTGAGCGCGAGTTGGACCGGCCTTGTGGTGGGCTGCGCCTGGGCTGGTGTGCTGGCCTCGGGCATCTTCCGGTCCACGACCGCCGGGCTCGCCGCGGTGCTCGCCGTGCCGATCCTCGTCGTACCCCTCGTACAAAAGGCCTTGGAGGGGCCGTCTGTGCGGACCGCGGCCGGGTTCTCCGGAAGGCTGCGGGAGCTGGTGCTGATGCAGTGGCCGTTCGGAGGAGAGCGCTATCTGGCGGCCGGGGTGCGGATGGTCGCCCAACCTGTCGGCGGTGCGCTGATGTTGTCGCTGACCGCTCTGCTCTGCGCATATCTGCTCACGACACTGCGGAGCAGGGTCCGATGA
- a CDS encoding serine protease produces MRRPLASALALAAAAVAIPLASPAPVAADSIIIGGYPVEISETPWTVALSSRDRFGGTRAGQFCGGVVISPSTVLTAAHCLGTDVLGAPPQQVRDLKVIAGRGDLLSGGGKEIPVSGIWVNPQYDSYTNAGDFGVLTLAAPLPESSVARMAPAGDAAYAPGTAAVVYGWGDTTGGGDYARSLRAARVTVLPDAACGGAYPGSAVGTYQAASMLCAGELTGGRDACQGDSGGPLVAQGRLIGLVSWGSGCGRAGSPGVYTRVSDVVRRLGGKR; encoded by the coding sequence ATGCGCCGTCCCCTTGCCTCCGCACTGGCCCTCGCGGCCGCTGCGGTCGCGATACCGCTGGCTTCCCCCGCCCCGGTGGCGGCCGACAGCATCATCATCGGCGGCTATCCGGTCGAGATCTCCGAGACTCCGTGGACGGTGGCGCTGTCCAGCCGTGACCGGTTCGGAGGTACGCGCGCGGGCCAGTTCTGCGGAGGCGTGGTGATCAGCCCGTCCACGGTCCTGACCGCGGCCCATTGCCTGGGGACGGACGTGCTGGGGGCGCCACCGCAGCAGGTCCGCGACCTGAAGGTCATCGCCGGCCGGGGAGACCTGCTGTCGGGCGGCGGCAAGGAGATCCCGGTGAGCGGCATCTGGGTCAACCCCCAGTACGACAGCTATACGAACGCCGGGGACTTCGGCGTGCTCACCCTCGCCGCGCCGCTTCCCGAGAGCTCGGTCGCCCGTATGGCGCCGGCTGGAGACGCCGCGTACGCGCCGGGTACGGCCGCCGTGGTCTACGGCTGGGGCGATACGACGGGCGGCGGCGACTACGCGCGCAGTCTGCGGGCCGCGCGTGTGACTGTGCTCCCCGATGCCGCCTGTGGGGGCGCCTATCCGGGCAGCGCGGTCGGCACCTACCAGGCGGCGTCCATGCTGTGCGCCGGGGAGCTCACGGGCGGGCGGGACGCCTGCCAGGGGGACAGCGGCGGGCCACTGGTCGCCCAGGGGCGGCTCATCGGCCTGGTGTCGTGGGGGAGCGGCTGTGGGCGGGCCGGGAGCCCCGGTGTCTACACGCGGGTCTCCGATGTCGTCCGGAGGCTCGGCGGGAAACGCTGA